In Syntrophales bacterium, the following proteins share a genomic window:
- a CDS encoding sigma 54-interacting transcriptional regulator: MKEDDKKGRESEEENFQREFGGSLPLHGEWLSHVNETGPSKNIISSWFIDILDAIYDGILIADANTIVRYVNPEYTRITGVKPEQIIGRPLREVRPGAILPDVIRTGIPRAGVFRREGEIEYVVDMAPIYRDGKIVGGVSVLKDITEVRRLSSELKKFVKRTNQLHSFVRHVFQARYTFDDIIAVSEEMKKVVSLAKRIALGDSDVLITGESGTGKELFAQAIHNGSNRSSGPFIAFSCASLSASLVESELFGYADGAFTGARKGGKAGFFEIADGGTVFIDEVAELSKEVQAKLLRVLQERRVRRVGEAEEVEVNIRIIIATNRDLEKMVKEGKFREDLYYRLNVVNLHLPPLRSRQEDIKPLAEHFFHQCTRRLGRSHTVSPKIYEIFEKYHWPGNVRELINTVEYTVNMADTDFIGPEHLPKRFHDLSLPLYESTLKQTVRETEKKIILNKLNRLGWSVSAKKQIAKEMGISLSSLYAKLKSYGIKKEKS; the protein is encoded by the coding sequence ATGAAAGAGGATGACAAAAAGGGGAGAGAATCGGAAGAGGAGAATTTTCAGCGTGAATTTGGAGGGTCTTTGCCCTTACATGGTGAGTGGCTAAGCCATGTAAATGAAACGGGTCCCTCTAAAAATATCATTTCTTCATGGTTCATAGATATCCTCGATGCCATCTACGATGGTATTTTAATAGCCGACGCAAACACAATCGTCCGCTACGTTAATCCCGAATACACCCGAATTACGGGGGTGAAACCGGAGCAAATAATTGGGAGACCTTTACGAGAGGTACGACCTGGGGCTATCCTTCCAGATGTTATACGCACAGGAATTCCTCGAGCAGGGGTTTTCCGTAGAGAGGGCGAAATAGAATACGTTGTGGACATGGCGCCAATTTATAGGGATGGCAAGATCGTAGGCGGCGTTTCCGTTTTGAAGGATATTACAGAAGTCAGACGTCTCTCAAGCGAACTTAAAAAATTTGTAAAAAGGACCAACCAGCTTCACTCATTTGTCCGACATGTATTTCAGGCTAGATACACATTCGATGACATAATTGCTGTGAGCGAAGAAATGAAAAAGGTAGTAAGCCTCGCGAAACGGATAGCATTAGGTGATAGCGATGTTCTCATAACGGGTGAGAGCGGCACCGGCAAAGAGCTATTTGCCCAGGCCATACACAATGGAAGTAACCGTTCTTCCGGACCATTTATCGCTTTTAGTTGTGCATCCCTGAGCGCTTCTTTGGTGGAAAGTGAACTGTTTGGATATGCTGACGGAGCCTTCACAGGGGCACGAAAGGGAGGCAAGGCTGGCTTCTTTGAGATTGCTGACGGAGGAACTGTCTTCATTGATGAAGTGGCAGAACTAAGCAAAGAGGTGCAGGCTAAACTGCTCAGGGTCCTTCAGGAACGCAGGGTTCGCAGGGTAGGAGAGGCGGAAGAGGTGGAAGTGAATATCCGTATAATCATTGCCACCAACCGAGATCTTGAAAAAATGGTAAAAGAAGGGAAATTTCGAGAAGATCTCTACTACCGCCTAAATGTCGTTAACCTGCACCTACCTCCACTCAGGTCTCGTCAAGAGGACATAAAACCACTGGCAGAACACTTCTTCCACCAGTGTACCAGACGCCTGGGACGATCCCACACGGTGTCACCAAAAATTTACGAGATATTCGAGAAGTATCATTGGCCTGGTAACGTTAGGGAACTCATAAACACCGTGGAATATACTGTGAACATGGCAGATACAGATTTCATTGGACCTGAACATCTTCCGAAGAGATTTCACGACCTATCTTTACCACTGTACGAATCGACCTTAAAACAGACCGTTAGGGAGACGGAAAAAAAGATCATCCTAAATAAGCTCAATCGTCTGGGATGGTCAGTCTCTGCAAAGA